The following proteins are encoded in a genomic region of Amycolatopsis sulphurea:
- a CDS encoding acyl carrier protein: protein MEKNFAKIKEIVCEILELEEDEVTDEGLFTEEYGADSLRAIEILGALEREFGVVIDQAELARMSHLRGVYDVVSETAGWAK from the coding sequence ATGGAAAAGAATTTCGCGAAGATCAAGGAGATCGTCTGCGAAATCCTCGAACTCGAAGAGGACGAGGTCACCGACGAAGGCCTTTTCACCGAGGAGTACGGCGCCGACTCGCTGCGTGCCATCGAGATCCTGGGCGCGCTGGAACGGGAGTTCGGGGTCGTCATCGACCAGGCCGAACTCGCCCGGATGTCGCACCTGCGAGGCGTGTACGACGTCGTGTCCGAGACCG
- a CDS encoding phytoene desaturase family protein gives MTAGEQSWDAIVVGGGLGGLTAAAYLAVTGRRVLVLEQHDWAGGNSHVFRRRRAYEFDVGVHYLGDCGPDGIIPAILAGLGARDRVQFRELDRDCFDQIVLPGLTLDVPADWDEYLARLERALPGDVEGLRTFAGVCRAIGEEQRWALLAGASLAEVAAGTRTVQAWCRKRLSDLFDHCGLSTRARTVLAAQSPNYGMAPEVATVTVHAAVTDHYLRGAYFPAGGGQQLAATLVEVLEAHGGELRTKARVTKIDIVNRTVTGVCLADGEVITAPLVISNADYRRTVLELAGAEHFGPRIAKSTREATMGLPFATVYIALDRELARRREANIWWYDDEDIDSLYRGLHAGAQPSDIRFLFLSFASLKDPGSPNLCPPGHANFQLMTMCPPGHQHWGVPRGPADGVRYRREPAYLAEKRRFTDAVVRAGERVLGPFRDHITHLELATPLTQERYTLSTGGTLFGLAHWGTTGARPDTATAVRGLHVVGQSTRYGSGVTGVMAGGVACVAQILGKPLLADVHQGTVLGDPAKLPARAPGWDPLAISRGAARRDARGLPKPRL, from the coding sequence GTGACCGCCGGCGAACAGTCGTGGGACGCGATCGTCGTGGGCGGCGGGCTCGGCGGACTGACCGCCGCGGCTTATCTCGCCGTCACGGGACGGCGCGTACTCGTGCTCGAACAGCACGACTGGGCCGGCGGTAACAGCCACGTCTTCCGGCGCCGCCGCGCCTACGAGTTCGACGTCGGCGTGCACTACCTCGGCGACTGCGGACCGGACGGGATCATCCCGGCGATCCTGGCCGGGCTCGGCGCCCGCGACCGCGTACAGTTCCGGGAGCTGGACCGAGACTGCTTCGACCAGATCGTACTGCCGGGCCTGACCTTGGACGTACCGGCGGACTGGGACGAGTATCTCGCGCGGCTGGAACGAGCGCTGCCCGGGGACGTCGAAGGTCTGCGCACTTTTGCCGGCGTCTGCCGCGCGATCGGCGAAGAACAGCGCTGGGCCTTGCTGGCCGGCGCGTCACTCGCGGAAGTCGCCGCCGGAACCCGGACCGTACAAGCTTGGTGCCGAAAGCGACTGTCCGATTTGTTTGACCACTGTGGACTGTCCACTCGCGCCCGTACCGTGCTGGCCGCACAGTCGCCGAACTACGGCATGGCGCCGGAGGTCGCCACGGTGACCGTCCACGCCGCGGTGACCGACCATTACCTGCGTGGCGCCTACTTCCCGGCAGGCGGCGGGCAGCAGCTGGCCGCGACGCTGGTGGAGGTACTCGAGGCCCATGGCGGAGAGCTGCGCACCAAGGCACGCGTCACGAAGATCGACATCGTGAACCGGACCGTCACCGGGGTGTGTTTGGCCGATGGGGAGGTAATCACCGCGCCGCTGGTGATCTCCAACGCCGACTACCGGCGCACGGTCTTGGAACTCGCTGGTGCGGAACACTTCGGCCCGCGAATCGCCAAGTCCACCCGGGAAGCGACGATGGGCCTCCCCTTCGCGACGGTCTACATAGCACTCGACCGCGAACTGGCGCGGCGGCGGGAAGCGAACATCTGGTGGTACGACGACGAGGACATCGACAGTCTCTACCGCGGCCTGCACGCCGGTGCGCAGCCGTCGGACATCCGGTTCCTGTTCCTCTCGTTCGCCTCGCTCAAGGATCCCGGCTCGCCGAATCTCTGCCCACCCGGACACGCGAACTTCCAGCTGATGACGATGTGCCCGCCCGGCCACCAGCACTGGGGCGTGCCGCGGGGACCCGCCGACGGCGTCCGGTACCGGCGCGAACCCGCTTACCTGGCGGAAAAACGGCGCTTCACCGACGCGGTCGTCCGGGCCGGCGAGCGCGTGCTGGGCCCGTTCCGGGACCACATCACGCATCTGGAACTCGCCACCCCGCTCACCCAGGAGCGCTACACGCTGTCGACCGGCGGGACCCTGTTCGGCCTCGCGCACTGGGGCACCACCGGAGCCCGGCCCGACACCGCCACCGCGGTCCGGGGACTGCACGTCGTCGGCCAGAGCACCCGTTACGGCAGCGGTGTCACCGGCGTGATGGCCGGCGGAGTGGCCTGTGTGGCACAGATTCTCGGCAAACCGCTGCTGGCCGACGTCCATCAGGGCACGGTGCTCGGCGACCCCGCCAAACTGCCCGCCCGAGCACCAGGCTGGGATCCGCTCGCGATCTCCCGCGGCGCCGCCCGGCGCGATGCCCGCGGACTACCCAAACCAAGGCTGTGA
- a CDS encoding beta-ketoacyl synthase N-terminal-like domain-containing protein produces MNPVITAWSAFSPFGAGADAFRAGIRAGVPVPGLVPGFDARAVLGKKGTRSMDRVTALSVAVTGELTTGLSTAGLVLGTTGSVQSTMDFTRSSLESERPFYVDAARFPSTVMNCAAGQCAIWHQLKGPNATVAGGRVSGLLALNYARRLQAGGRAGTLLCGAAEEYSAARAQLSQDGTVLGEGAAMLRLEPPGAHDGLADVVALEFGVHEAADAGPILLSCMRRALEKAGAKPGDIGVLATDRAADEALAELFGDHHPERLPCATLIGDTSAAAATFQILAVLTAAEDDSALAGRLALVTAVDHDGSLGCALLRLRRPAPITVSAP; encoded by the coding sequence GTGAACCCTGTCATCACCGCCTGGTCCGCGTTCTCCCCGTTCGGCGCAGGCGCGGACGCTTTCCGCGCCGGGATACGCGCCGGGGTCCCGGTTCCGGGGCTGGTCCCCGGCTTCGACGCCAGGGCCGTGCTCGGCAAGAAAGGCACCCGCTCGATGGACCGCGTGACCGCCCTGTCGGTCGCCGTGACCGGCGAACTCACCACCGGGCTGTCCACCGCGGGTCTGGTACTGGGCACCACTGGCAGCGTACAGTCCACAATGGACTTCACTCGGAGTTCCCTTGAGAGCGAAAGGCCGTTCTACGTCGACGCGGCCCGGTTCCCCAGCACGGTGATGAACTGCGCCGCGGGCCAGTGTGCGATCTGGCACCAGCTCAAGGGTCCAAACGCGACGGTGGCCGGTGGCCGCGTCTCCGGTCTGCTCGCGCTGAACTACGCGCGACGGCTGCAAGCCGGCGGCCGGGCAGGCACGCTCCTCTGCGGCGCCGCCGAGGAATACTCCGCCGCCCGCGCCCAGTTGAGCCAGGACGGCACCGTACTGGGCGAGGGAGCGGCAATGCTGCGGCTGGAACCGCCCGGCGCCCACGACGGCTTGGCCGACGTCGTGGCGCTGGAGTTCGGAGTGCACGAAGCAGCCGACGCCGGTCCGATCCTGCTGTCGTGCATGCGCCGTGCGCTGGAGAAGGCTGGCGCGAAACCCGGAGACATCGGCGTACTGGCCACGGACCGCGCGGCGGACGAAGCCCTCGCCGAGCTGTTCGGTGACCATCATCCCGAGCGGCTGCCCTGCGCGACACTGATCGGGGACACCTCCGCCGCAGCCGCCACGTTCCAGATTCTCGCCGTGCTCACCGCCGCCGAAGACGATTCCGCGCTCGCCGGGCGGTTGGCCCTGGTGACCGCGGTCGACCACGATGGGTCGCTCGGCTGTGCGTTGCTGCGGCTCCGCCGCCCGGCGCCGATCACGGTGAGTGCACCGTGA